One segment of Gemmatimonadales bacterium DNA contains the following:
- a CDS encoding ethylbenzene dehydrogenase-related protein, whose protein sequence is APTLKDDFGNPIPATDLTQNWTFNGGPEVEDIYRRLRTGLDGTPMPSFSDLIEGNIVTDGDLWRIAAFVRSLSPDDPPRVRDVVNAARIEGALPSGPDDSTWTRADRYYFPLVGQVILKPRNFAPTVSGVWVQALHNGEQLALRVTWHDPSQSPDSSWNIWRGRMARAMASDDSAAADTTSPLPDRLAVQFPTRLPEGMERPYFLMGSAEQPVYLWQWESEPRATAEGLARGVGQFEPLAGTPDPLTSAAIYDRGEWRVQFVRALATADSVNQLQFVPGRAIPMAIFAWDGSNGEAGTRMSVASWVNISLGERARAGTYVWPLLAMLSTGGLGLVVIVRAQRAAVTSK, encoded by the coding sequence GGCCCCGACCTTGAAGGATGACTTCGGCAACCCCATCCCGGCCACCGATCTCACCCAGAACTGGACCTTCAACGGCGGACCCGAGGTGGAGGATATCTATCGTCGGCTCAGGACCGGGCTCGACGGCACGCCGATGCCATCGTTCAGCGACCTCATCGAGGGCAACATCGTCACTGACGGCGACCTCTGGCGCATCGCGGCCTTCGTCCGCAGCCTCTCGCCCGACGATCCGCCCCGCGTCCGCGACGTCGTGAACGCCGCACGCATCGAGGGCGCCCTGCCCTCGGGGCCGGACGACAGCACCTGGACCCGGGCGGACCGCTACTACTTCCCGCTGGTCGGCCAGGTGATCCTCAAGCCGAGGAACTTCGCGCCCACGGTTAGCGGCGTCTGGGTCCAGGCGCTACACAACGGAGAGCAGCTGGCCCTGCGCGTCACGTGGCACGACCCATCCCAGAGCCCGGACTCGTCGTGGAACATCTGGCGCGGCCGCATGGCTCGCGCCATGGCGTCCGACGACTCGGCCGCCGCGGATACCACTTCCCCCCTCCCCGACCGCCTGGCCGTGCAGTTCCCGACGCGCCTCCCGGAGGGGATGGAGCGCCCCTATTTCCTGATGGGCAGCGCCGAGCAACCGGTGTATCTTTGGCAGTGGGAAAGCGAGCCGCGGGCGACCGCGGAGGGCCTGGCGAGGGGCGTGGGGCAGTTCGAGCCGCTCGCCGGCACCCCGGACCCGCTGACGTCGGCCGCGATCTACGATCGTGGCGAGTGGCGCGTCCAGTTCGTCCGGGCGCTCGCCACCGCCGATTCGGTCAACCAATTGCAGTTCGTGCCCGGTCGCGCCATCCCCATGGCGATCTTCGCGTGGGACGGCTCGAACGGCGAGGCGGGCACGCGGATGTCGGTCGCCTCGTGGGTCAACATCTCCCTGGGGGAGAGAGCGCGCGCCGGCACGTACGTGTGGCCGCTGCTGGCCATGCTCTCGACGGGCGGCCTGGGGCTGGTCGTGATCGTCCGCGCGCAGCGGGCGGCGGTAACTTCGAAGTAA
- a CDS encoding carboxypeptidase regulatory-like domain-containing protein, with amino-acid sequence MNGWRKASAGIAFGIWALAAAACSKGGESGGAAGGSAAAAAAVAFPVDTTTAATVTGRIAFTGAKPAPQRIDMSEEATCAAKHPNGAFTEAVVVNDNGTLRNVFIYVKSGLPANLTFPTPAAVEINQDGCQYIPHVFGAQVGQTITIRNSDGLLHNIKAVPTTNRPFNISQPTNMTTARTFASAEVTVPLQCNVHSWMSAFVGVLPHPYFSVSDADGAFRIGRLPPGTYEIEAWHERLGTQTATVTVGASESKDVAFTFRGS; translated from the coding sequence ATGAACGGATGGCGCAAGGCGTCGGCGGGGATCGCGTTCGGGATCTGGGCACTCGCGGCTGCGGCCTGCAGCAAGGGCGGCGAGAGCGGCGGTGCGGCCGGCGGCAGCGCCGCGGCGGCGGCGGCCGTGGCGTTCCCGGTGGACACCACCACCGCTGCCACCGTCACGGGGCGTATCGCCTTCACTGGCGCGAAGCCCGCACCGCAGCGGATCGACATGAGCGAGGAAGCGACCTGCGCCGCGAAGCACCCCAACGGCGCCTTCACGGAAGCGGTCGTGGTGAACGACAACGGTACCCTGCGCAACGTCTTCATCTACGTGAAGAGCGGCCTGCCCGCCAACCTCACTTTCCCGACGCCCGCCGCGGTCGAGATCAACCAGGACGGCTGCCAGTACATCCCCCACGTCTTCGGCGCCCAGGTCGGGCAGACGATCACCATCCGGAACAGCGACGGTCTGTTGCACAACATCAAGGCCGTGCCGACCACCAACCGGCCGTTCAACATCAGCCAGCCCACCAACATGACCACGGCCCGCACTTTCGCGAGCGCCGAAGTCACGGTGCCGCTCCAGTGCAACGTGCACAGCTGGATGAGCGCGTTCGTCGGCGTGCTGCCGCACCCGTACTTCTCGGTCTCGGATGCCGACGGCGCGTTCCGGATCGGCCGCCTGCCGCCGGGCACCTACGAGATCGAGGCGTGGCATGAGCGTCTCGGCACTCAGACGGCGACCGTGACCGTCGGGGCGAGCGAGTCCAAGGACGTCGCCTTCACCTTCCGCGGCTCCTGA
- the coxB gene encoding cytochrome c oxidase subunit II: MQHWWFPTNASSYGAELDNLFVLILYITGAVFVIVEAGLLVFLFRYRKREGRKATYVEGNTTAEIIWTTIPAVVCLFLGLFSQPLWSRIKDPARIPADAVPLEVTAKQFEWHFGYPGPDGLQGTADDYQKRNELHVVVNRNYSVRLQSEDVIHSFFIPAFRLKQDAVPGIHIMAWFQPTRTGEYELGCAELCGLGHYRMRARVFVQTPEEFAAWQASQIAPVTPVASDRTSNSGRTAR; this comes from the coding sequence ATGCAGCATTGGTGGTTCCCGACCAACGCCTCCAGCTACGGCGCGGAGCTGGACAATCTCTTCGTCCTGATCCTGTACATCACGGGGGCGGTGTTCGTCATCGTCGAAGCGGGCCTGCTGGTCTTCCTCTTCAGGTACCGGAAGCGCGAGGGCCGGAAGGCGACCTACGTCGAGGGAAACACCACCGCCGAGATCATCTGGACGACGATTCCCGCCGTGGTGTGCCTGTTCCTCGGCCTGTTCAGCCAACCTCTCTGGTCGCGCATCAAGGACCCGGCGCGCATCCCGGCCGACGCCGTCCCTCTCGAGGTCACAGCCAAGCAGTTCGAGTGGCACTTCGGCTACCCCGGCCCCGACGGGCTCCAGGGCACGGCCGACGATTACCAGAAGCGGAACGAGCTGCACGTCGTCGTTAACCGGAACTACAGCGTCCGGCTCCAGTCCGAGGACGTGATCCACAGCTTCTTCATCCCCGCCTTCCGCCTCAAGCAGGACGCGGTGCCGGGCATCCACATCATGGCCTGGTTCCAGCCCACGCGGACCGGCGAGTACGAGCTGGGCTGCGCGGAGTTGTGCGGCCTGGGCCACTACCGCATGCGCGCCCGCGTCTTCGTGCAGACGCCGGAAGAGTTCGCCGCCTGGCAGGCGAGCCAGATCGCGCCCGTCACGCCGGTCGCCAGCGACCGCACATCGAACAGCGGGAGGACGGCGAGATGA
- a CDS encoding cbb3-type cytochrome c oxidase subunit I, giving the protein MTTAGVATEQVGHAHHDDRSFMRKYIFSTDHKIIGIQFLFLSLFFLLVGGLLAMVIRWQLGFPGKAMPLGGAWPSTMAPDGVVLPEFYAALVTMHGTFMVFFAIMPLLVGVFANYLIPLKIGAPDMAFPKLNMWSFWLMIPAGALMLAGFFVEGGAAASGWTAYAPLSANPEYTGATYGQQLWCLSIVVFALSSLLGSVNYITTVVNMRAPGMTWFRLPLSIWALFITAILALLAVPILAGAIIMLLFDMILHTHFFMPAGGGQPLMWQHLFWFFGHPEVYILILPAMGITSDLIANGSRKPIFGYHSMVYALCGIAFLGWVVWGHHMFQSGMNPRLATTFMVSTMFIAVPSAIKVFNWMGTMWKGSIHFTTPMLNAIAFVAMFTIGGLSGIFMASTPVDMYIHDTYFIVAHLHYVLFGGSLFAIFGGIYFWFPSMFGRMMSERLGKLHFVLTFITYNLVFFPMHILGIGGHMRRIYDPSQYAFLKPLQPMNTFITVSAFALFVSQLPFIWNFFHSLFWGKKAEMNPWHDNGLEWTVASPPPHGNFATTPTVYHGPYEFSRPDMEQDYLPQNQPLPASSNAAAH; this is encoded by the coding sequence ATGACCACCGCAGGTGTGGCCACCGAGCAGGTGGGGCACGCGCACCACGACGACCGGTCGTTCATGAGGAAGTACATCTTCTCGACCGATCACAAGATCATCGGCATCCAGTTCCTCTTCCTGAGCCTGTTCTTCCTGCTGGTGGGCGGCCTCCTGGCCATGGTCATCCGCTGGCAGCTCGGGTTCCCGGGCAAGGCGATGCCGCTGGGCGGCGCGTGGCCGAGCACCATGGCGCCCGACGGGGTAGTGCTGCCGGAGTTCTACGCGGCGCTGGTGACGATGCACGGGACCTTCATGGTCTTCTTCGCGATCATGCCGCTGCTGGTGGGCGTGTTCGCGAACTACCTGATCCCGCTCAAGATCGGGGCGCCGGACATGGCGTTCCCCAAGCTCAACATGTGGTCGTTCTGGCTGATGATACCGGCCGGGGCTCTCATGTTGGCCGGCTTCTTCGTCGAGGGCGGCGCCGCCGCCTCGGGCTGGACCGCCTACGCGCCGCTGTCCGCGAATCCCGAGTACACCGGCGCCACGTACGGACAGCAGCTCTGGTGCCTCAGCATCGTAGTCTTCGCGCTCTCATCGCTGCTCGGCTCGGTCAACTACATCACGACCGTCGTGAACATGCGCGCCCCGGGGATGACCTGGTTCCGCCTGCCGCTCTCGATCTGGGCGCTGTTCATCACGGCGATCCTCGCGCTCCTGGCCGTGCCGATCCTCGCCGGCGCGATCATCATGCTGCTGTTCGACATGATCCTGCACACCCACTTCTTCATGCCGGCGGGCGGCGGCCAGCCGCTGATGTGGCAGCACCTCTTCTGGTTCTTCGGCCACCCCGAAGTGTACATCCTCATCCTGCCCGCGATGGGCATCACGTCCGACCTCATCGCCAACGGCTCGCGTAAGCCCATCTTCGGCTACCACTCGATGGTCTACGCGCTCTGCGGCATCGCCTTCCTCGGCTGGGTCGTGTGGGGCCACCACATGTTCCAGAGCGGCATGAACCCCCGCCTCGCGACCACCTTCATGGTCTCGACGATGTTCATCGCCGTGCCCTCGGCCATCAAGGTGTTCAACTGGATGGGCACGATGTGGAAGGGCAGCATCCACTTCACCACGCCGATGCTCAACGCCATTGCCTTCGTCGCGATGTTCACCATCGGCGGGCTCTCGGGCATCTTCATGGCCTCCACGCCGGTGGACATGTACATCCACGACACCTACTTCATCGTGGCGCACCTCCACTACGTCCTCTTCGGCGGCAGCCTCTTCGCCATCTTCGGCGGGATCTACTTCTGGTTCCCGAGCATGTTCGGCAGGATGATGAGCGAGCGGCTGGGCAAGCTGCACTTCGTGCTGACGTTCATCACCTACAACCTGGTTTTCTTCCCGATGCACATCCTCGGCATCGGCGGCCATATGCGACGCATCTACGACCCGTCACAGTACGCGTTCCTGAAGCCGCTTCAGCCGATGAACACCTTCATCACGGTGAGCGCCTTCGCGCTCTTCGTCAGCCAGCTGCCCTTCATCTGGAACTTCTTCCACAGCTTGTTCTGGGGGAAGAAGGCCGAGATGAACCCCTGGCACGACAACGGTCTCGAGTGGACGGTGGCCTCGCCGCCGCCCCACGGTAACTTCGCGACCACTCCGACCGTGTACCACGGCCCCTACGAGTTCAGCCGGCCCGACATGGAGCAGGACTACCTGCCCCAGAACCAGCCGCTGCCCGCGTCGTCGAACGCGGCCGCCCACTAG
- a CDS encoding cytochrome c oxidase subunit 3 produces the protein MSHAATHAAGNAEEGMGVYTQKLGMWVFLCSEVMFFTALIGSYIILRWGSAESWPVPQQTLNVPLTALNTFILICSSVSMVKAYVAAVNDDQPGLRKWLLTTVAGGATFVGVQAYEYIHLIEKGFLPSSGLFGSTFYTMTGFHGFHVTCGVISMAWVTMRAFQGKYAGGKFHGIETLGLYWHFVDLVWIILFTIVYLF, from the coding sequence ATGTCGCATGCAGCCACCCACGCCGCCGGCAACGCCGAAGAGGGGATGGGCGTCTACACCCAGAAGCTGGGGATGTGGGTCTTCCTCTGCTCCGAGGTCATGTTCTTCACCGCCCTCATCGGCTCGTACATCATCCTCCGCTGGGGCAGCGCCGAGAGCTGGCCGGTGCCGCAGCAGACCCTCAACGTCCCCCTCACCGCGCTCAACACCTTCATCCTGATCTGCTCGAGCGTCTCCATGGTGAAGGCGTACGTGGCGGCGGTGAACGACGACCAGCCTGGCCTCCGGAAATGGCTGCTCACCACGGTGGCGGGCGGCGCGACCTTCGTCGGCGTGCAGGCGTACGAGTACATTCACCTCATCGAGAAGGGCTTCCTGCCCAGCTCGGGGCTCTTCGGTTCGACGTTCTACACGATGACGGGCTTCCACGGCTTCCACGTCACCTGCGGAGTGATCTCCATGGCCTGGGTGACGATGCGGGCCTTCCAGGGCAAGTACGCCGGCGGGAAGTTCCACGGGATCGAGACCCTGGGCCTGTACTGGCACTTCGTGGACCTGGTCTGGATCATCCTGTTCACCATCGTCTATCTGTTCTAG
- a CDS encoding cytochrome C oxidase subunit IV family protein, producing the protein MATVEHQHPNYIAIWIYLAVLTGVELLVAMLHFLPRHWLIGALIFLAIWKALLVALYFMHLKFEPKRLVVMILAPLPLAVIMVMIILQEFGR; encoded by the coding sequence ATGGCGACCGTCGAGCACCAGCACCCGAACTACATCGCCATATGGATCTACCTGGCCGTGCTGACCGGCGTGGAGCTCCTCGTGGCGATGCTCCACTTCCTGCCGCGCCACTGGCTGATCGGAGCGCTCATCTTCCTCGCCATCTGGAAGGCGCTGCTGGTGGCGTTGTACTTCATGCACCTCAAGTTCGAACCGAAGCGTCTCGTCGTCATGATCCTGGCACCGCTGCCGCTCGCCGTGATCATGGTGATGATCATCCTTCAGGAGTTCGGCCGGTGA
- a CDS encoding COX15/CtaA family protein, translated as MTAPQAYHRSLHRYALAVAGATFVLVVAGGLVTSTGSGLSVPDWPLSFGTLFPRMEGGVRFEHTHRLIAATVGLLTIGLAVWIARREPRRWVRGLAFVAVGAVVIQSVLGGLTVLFKLPTPISVAHASLAEVFFAMTVALALVTSPRWLTPPDERPDSGSPSTRTLALATATAVYAQVLLGALVRHTGAALVIPDFPLAFGRLIPPVTSSLVAYQLAHRAGAVIVTLLVAWTAASVLGRHGDQPLLRRPALALVALLGFQILLGALTIWTRKAVTPTTAHVATGALLLITSVILALRAQLLLTPAAGAGALVPAGATR; from the coding sequence ATGACCGCTCCGCAGGCCTACCACCGCTCGCTGCACCGCTACGCGCTCGCCGTCGCCGGCGCGACGTTCGTCCTCGTGGTCGCCGGTGGCCTGGTCACGAGCACCGGGTCGGGCCTCTCGGTCCCCGATTGGCCCCTCTCCTTCGGGACGCTGTTCCCCCGGATGGAGGGCGGCGTCCGCTTCGAGCACACCCACCGGCTCATTGCCGCCACGGTCGGGCTGCTCACGATCGGGCTCGCCGTCTGGATCGCCCGCCGCGAGCCGCGGCGCTGGGTCCGGGGCCTCGCCTTCGTCGCGGTAGGGGCAGTGGTCATCCAGAGCGTCCTCGGCGGCCTCACGGTGCTCTTCAAGCTCCCGACGCCGATCTCCGTCGCCCACGCGAGCCTCGCCGAGGTCTTTTTCGCGATGACCGTGGCGCTCGCGCTCGTCACTTCACCTCGGTGGCTCACCCCGCCCGACGAGAGGCCCGATTCGGGGAGCCCCTCCACCCGGACCCTGGCCCTCGCCACCGCGACCGCGGTCTACGCGCAGGTCCTCCTCGGGGCGCTGGTGCGGCACACCGGGGCAGCCCTGGTCATCCCGGACTTCCCCCTGGCCTTCGGGCGGCTCATCCCGCCGGTCACATCCTCGCTGGTCGCCTACCAGCTGGCGCACCGCGCCGGTGCCGTGATCGTCACCCTGCTGGTAGCCTGGACCGCCGCGAGCGTACTGGGGAGACATGGAGACCAGCCCCTGCTCCGCCGGCCCGCGCTCGCCCTGGTCGCCCTGCTCGGCTTTCAGATCCTCCTGGGCGCCCTGACCATATGGACCCGCAAGGCCGTGACGCCCACCACGGCCCACGTCGCGACCGGCGCCCTGCTCCTGATCACATCGGTGATCCTGGCGCTCCGGGCCCAGCTCCTTCTCACCCCGGCGGCCGGGGCCGGCGCGCTCGTCCCAGCGGGCGCCACGCGATGA
- the cyoE gene encoding heme o synthase yields MSASLGLPSAHALSRGRLADFLALTKPRITLLVVLTTLVGYLAAAGGAADATLLVHTLLGTALVAGAASALNQVAEREADGEMRRTARRPLPAGRLGLGEAAVFGVGMAVTGALYLAAVVNPLASALAVITAVSYLLVYTPLKKVTSLATVVGAVPGAIPPMIGWAAARGTLGLEAWILFGIVFFWQMPHFLAIAAIFRLDYERAGFRVLPVVDPAGASTGRQSALYGLALIPISLLPSLVGMAGAGYFFGALALGAGFVLFGVRLALDPSSLARARSLFRFSLIYLPLLWTALLVS; encoded by the coding sequence ATGAGCGCGTCCCTGGGCCTGCCTTCGGCGCACGCGCTCTCGCGCGGGCGGCTGGCGGACTTCCTCGCCCTCACCAAGCCGCGTATCACGTTGCTCGTGGTCCTCACGACGCTCGTGGGCTACCTCGCGGCGGCGGGCGGGGCGGCGGACGCCACGCTGCTCGTCCACACGCTCCTCGGCACGGCGCTGGTCGCGGGGGCGGCGAGCGCGCTCAACCAGGTCGCGGAGCGCGAGGCCGACGGGGAGATGCGCCGGACCGCGCGGCGGCCCCTGCCGGCCGGACGCCTCGGCCTCGGGGAGGCCGCGGTCTTCGGCGTAGGGATGGCGGTGACCGGTGCGCTTTACCTCGCGGCGGTCGTGAACCCGCTGGCAAGCGCGCTCGCCGTGATCACGGCCGTGAGCTACCTGCTGGTCTACACCCCGCTCAAGAAGGTCACCTCACTGGCGACCGTGGTCGGCGCGGTCCCCGGCGCCATCCCGCCCATGATCGGCTGGGCGGCGGCGCGCGGCACCCTGGGACTCGAGGCATGGATCCTCTTCGGCATCGTGTTCTTCTGGCAGATGCCACACTTCCTCGCCATAGCGGCCATCTTCCGCCTCGACTACGAGCGGGCCGGCTTCCGGGTATTGCCGGTGGTGGACCCGGCGGGCGCCAGCACCGGCCGGCAGTCCGCCCTCTACGGCCTCGCGTTGATCCCGATCAGCCTGCTCCCATCGCTGGTCGGAATGGCCGGCGCCGGGTACTTCTTCGGCGCGCTGGCCCTGGGCGCCGGTTTCGTGCTGTTCGGCGTCCGCCTCGCGCTCGATCCCTCGAGCCTTGCCCGGGCCCGGAGCCTGTTCCGGTTCTCCCTGATCTATCTCCCCCTCCTCTGGACCGCGCTGCTCGTCAGCTGA
- a CDS encoding DUF420 domain-containing protein produces MELHDLPAVNATLNGITATLLCTGYVFIRKHRIAAHRACMIAACCVSALFLGSYLYYHFRTGSRHFEGEGWLRPLYFAILVSHTILAAAVVPLALVTLYRGLTSQHPKHKRIARWTLPIWLYVSVTGVVVYLLLYRLSF; encoded by the coding sequence ATGGAGCTCCACGACCTTCCCGCCGTCAACGCCACGTTGAACGGCATCACCGCGACCCTGCTGTGCACTGGGTACGTCTTCATCAGGAAGCACCGTATCGCGGCCCACCGGGCCTGCATGATCGCCGCGTGCTGCGTGTCGGCGCTATTCCTGGGATCGTACCTCTACTACCATTTCCGCACCGGATCCAGGCACTTCGAGGGTGAGGGCTGGCTTCGGCCGCTGTATTTCGCTATCCTCGTTTCGCACACGATCCTGGCGGCTGCCGTCGTCCCGCTGGCACTGGTGACGCTGTACCGCGGTCTGACCTCGCAGCACCCGAAGCACAAACGCATCGCACGCTGGACCCTGCCCATATGGCTCTACGTTTCGGTGACGGGCGTCGTCGTCTACTTGCTGCTCTATCGCCTTTCCTTCTAG